In Flavobacterium praedii, the DNA window GATTTCTTTAAAATCGCCTTCCAAATTTCTGTACCAGCATAGGGCATTCTTTTCTCCCTTAAAATCCGTTTGTACAAGTTCAGAAAAAGTGGAGATCATTCCAATTTGACTGTAGTCAGAAAATGTATTGCTCATAGTATGTTATCAAGAAACTAGTTACTTCGTGTACTACAAAAATAAGGAATTGCAAGCAGCCGCAGCAATTATATAACTATATACTTTAGACTGTAATAGGTTTTCAAAATACCAACACTTTCTAAAACCCACTAGCGATGCCCTAATTTTTTCACACAACGTACACATTACCGAATGGGCACAAGTAAAAATATAAGCTTCAAAAATATTATAATACAAAATAAAATTTGAATTCTAATCACTTTAATAAAATATAAAGAGTATGATTTATATTGTAGTTGATATAAAAAAAACGGAACAACAACAAGAAATTAACTACAATTAATGCAAGCAATCTATGTTTCTTGATAACTATCCATTTTGTTTGAAATCTATATGCAATCTGAAATTTTGAAACCCTTACATTTTAAACTGCAAAAACATTATAATTAATTATATTCCTATCATCCAATCCGAACCAAATTCACAATAAAATTTCAGCAATATAAGTTGGAATTCATATAAAAGTTGGGAAACATTTTAATAATCAAAGAACAATTTTCAATTAAATTTGTATTCATGAAGGAACGTTAAGGAATTACGGGAAAGTGAATATAAAATATCCAAGATGAAAATTGAAAAATTAACTAAAGAATTAAATGATATACTGCAATGTATCATTGAAAATGAGTCAAAAATAGATCAAACCATCTCAGGAATACACGAAAATTATCGATTAAGTGCAAAGAATTTATGTCGTTATTTAATCTTGCGTAGTTTTGATTTAAGAAAATACCACAACAGTCTTTCTGATTATGGAGTGTCCTCTTTGGGAACATCCGAAGGATATGTATATAGCAATCTTTATAATGTAATCAAAAATTTAAAATTAATTCAAGGTCTTCCATTTCAAGAAAAATCAAAAATAGAAATCATTGGCTACCAAAGAAGTAAGAAATTAGTAAAGAAAAATGCCAATAAATTATTTAATGCCGTAAGGAAAAATCATTTTACGGAAATAATGGTTACGCTCCCGAACGAAGCTGCAGAAGACAAATGTATTATTGAACAAATGGTTCAAAGTGGAATGGAAATTGCAAGAATAAATTTGAGTCATGGTGACATTACTATTTGGACAAAAATGGTTCAATTTATTCAAGAAATCAAAAAAGAATCTAAACAAGAAATTAAAATTTACATGGACTTATCGGGTCCAAAATTAAGAACTGCCTCTATTGAAATACCTAAAAAGAATGGTGCTATAAAAAACAGTATTCCAATTAGAGTTGGCGAACATATCATCTTGACCAAAAGAGAAACTTTAGGTAAAAAATCAAAATTCGGAAAAAATGATATTCAACTTTCAAAAGCAGAAATCGGTATATTACTTCCCGAAATAATCGATGATGTTCAAATAAATGACACCGTCCTATTTGATGACGGCATGATAAAATCGATTGCCATTTCAAAAACTGAAGACGAAGTAGAACTTCTTATAACCAATTGTTATAAATCAAAATTATCAGCTCAAAAAGGGATAAACTTACCTGACACTAAATTAAATCTCCCTGCTTTAACCGAAAAAGATATTGAAAACTTACCATTTATTTGCAACAATGCTGATATAGTGGGGTATTCTTTTGTACGAACGGAAAAAGATGTTCACTATTTATATGAACAATTAGATCAAAATAACGCAAAGGATTTGGGTGTTGTTTTCAAAATCGAAAATAAAGAAGCCTTTGAAAACCTACCTTTTATACTACTCAAAGGCATGAAAAGAGACAAAATAGGCGTTATGATAGCAAGAGGTGATTTAGCCGTTGAAATAGGTTTTGAACGAATTTCGGAAGTACAAAATCAAATTCTATGGCTTTGTGAAGCCGCTCATATTCCAGTAATTTGGGCTACTCAAGTATTAGATAATCTTGCCAAAACAGGAATTCCTACTAGAGCAGAAATAAGTGATGTCGTTCAAGGATTACAAGCAGAATGCATAATGCTAAACAAAGGACCTTATATAAATGATGCGATCAAAATGCTAAAAAACATTTTGATCCGGATGGAAGCCCATTCTTTCAAGAAAAAAAATGCTCTTAGAGCTTTAAACATTGCAAAAAATGCAATAAATCAAATTATTGGCGATAATAGTTCTATTCCAAAAAGTTAAAACCATCCTGATCAATATAAATAATAATTCACTAACTATGCTCATCTTATAGTAGTATTGTATAAAAAATGGAAAACAATCAATTTATTTTCTGCCTCGAAGCCGTTCCTGATATAGAGAACACTACCAAAACTGCCGTTATCAAAAACCTCGAAAACCTCGTTTTTGAAGAAGGCATCGCCAGTATTTACAAAACTTGTGATACTATAGAAGGTTTAGTAGATGGTTTAAATGCCCTACTTTATGACGACCATAACTTCAAAGATTATGAAATAATCTATTTTGTCATGCGTGGCGAAAGAGATTCTATTTGCTTGAATGACTATTATTATAGTTTTCAAGAATTAGCGGAGCTTTTTGAAGGTAAACTCAAAGGAAAAATACTGCATTTTGCCAATGCCAAAACTGTAGATTTAAATGAGGAAGAAGCCCAATATTTTTTAGATATTACAGGTGCCGCAGCAGTTTCTGGCTATGGAGTGGCATTCAATATTGTTAGCAGCAATTCTTTAGACAAAGCATTTTTTAGTTTATGTCAAGAATATGATGATGTTACCGAAATTGTAGAAGAATTACATCAAAAACACCTCGCTCTTTGTAAATTATTGGATTTCAGATTGTATTACTAAAAAGGAAATCTCAACAGTCAAATCATCCTTTTAAAGTACCTTTATCACTA includes these proteins:
- a CDS encoding pyruvate kinase — its product is MKIEKLTKELNDILQCIIENESKIDQTISGIHENYRLSAKNLCRYLILRSFDLRKYHNSLSDYGVSSLGTSEGYVYSNLYNVIKNLKLIQGLPFQEKSKIEIIGYQRSKKLVKKNANKLFNAVRKNHFTEIMVTLPNEAAEDKCIIEQMVQSGMEIARINLSHGDITIWTKMVQFIQEIKKESKQEIKIYMDLSGPKLRTASIEIPKKNGAIKNSIPIRVGEHIILTKRETLGKKSKFGKNDIQLSKAEIGILLPEIIDDVQINDTVLFDDGMIKSIAISKTEDEVELLITNCYKSKLSAQKGINLPDTKLNLPALTEKDIENLPFICNNADIVGYSFVRTEKDVHYLYEQLDQNNAKDLGVVFKIENKEAFENLPFILLKGMKRDKIGVMIARGDLAVEIGFERISEVQNQILWLCEAAHIPVIWATQVLDNLAKTGIPTRAEISDVVQGLQAECIMLNKGPYINDAIKMLKNILIRMEAHSFKKKNALRALNIAKNAINQIIGDNSSIPKS
- a CDS encoding DUF6642 family protein codes for the protein MENNQFIFCLEAVPDIENTTKTAVIKNLENLVFEEGIASIYKTCDTIEGLVDGLNALLYDDHNFKDYEIIYFVMRGERDSICLNDYYYSFQELAELFEGKLKGKILHFANAKTVDLNEEEAQYFLDITGAAAVSGYGVAFNIVSSNSLDKAFFSLCQEYDDVTEIVEELHQKHLALCKLLDFRLYY